Part of the Mixophyes fleayi isolate aMixFle1 chromosome 12, aMixFle1.hap1, whole genome shotgun sequence genome is shown below.
GACATATTAgtcatatgcaatatatatatatatatatatatatatatatatatgtgtgtgtgtgtgtgtgtgtgtgtgtgtgtgtgtgtgtgtgtgtgtgtgtgtgtgtgttttaaatattATGCTAAGTAATATACTTTTCTATGTATTTATTATGTCAGTATACAAACATTctagatatagaaatatatatatagaaatatatatatatatatatagaaatatatatatatatatatatatatatatatatatatatatatatatatatatatttatatatatatagatatatatatagatagatatatagatatatatcagcATACAAACATTCTAGATATATTCGGTCCATAATACTTCATTTTTTGCTGATCTAATATTATTTTTAAGCGAATGCTATATGCCATAAAGGAATCAGTCAGCTTATAATAAAGTTTGTGCTTTTATCCTACCTGTGTCTCTTAAATAGTGATATATagctagatatatagatagatagatagatagatagatagatagatagatagatagatagacccaTTAAACTCATATTAATCAACCTTCATATAACCTCTGTAAAATCTAGGTATTTCATCAGACCATAGGCCTGGGGCGTTTTTGTTGTCTTTTTAAATAGCAAATTTACACATATTTAAACATCATATTCTTACTTATATAGAGCTATTACTGCTAAAACGCTGGTCATTGCGCATATATTTTTATCTCTAGattctgcattttaaatactgAGCTAGCTTAAtatgcatttttgaagatagGTAAATTtggagggaaggaggggggaggagggtgaAAGAGTAATACATTTTCTTGATTAAGGCTTTAATTTCCCctaaaccataataataatattgtaaaagTGAAGAACTGTTTTGATTAATATAATTATGACAACAAAACACAGAATACAATTAACGTTTATCCAGGTGATAATTCATGTAAATCAAGATTTAAAATATTAGCCATAAAACCCTAGGCATATGTATTTCTATTAAAAGACATATCATAGTACACATGACAAAAgtggaaataatataaattagtTACTCCACAAAAACAGGGAATTGTGTGAACATAAGATCGCGTCAGAAGTCAATGcagaataaacaataaaacatctACTATATAAGTTCTACATGATCTATAGAGCATACAAGATTCATAAACGGACAGTTTACACGTGAACATTATATTGTACCAAATTGTCCCAtttccttctattattccttgacaaaaaaaaattataaaattgttCAGAATAATTTGGAAATATGTAGAAGATAAATTTAACGCTTATCttaaaaatgcatattaataagctatgaagaaaaaatatctcagattataaaatatttactattCCTGTGACTTGTGTCGTCTACGCTACATCAATCACAAGAGTTACATTCCTGGATATAGATGTTTTTCAATTCAGTGTAACAAACTAGATTGTGAAAAGTACATAAATTCCATCTTGTTATAAAGTTGGGTGGAACATTTGAGATAtagtgttataaatatatatgcatatatatatatatatatatatatatatatatatatatatatatatatatatatatatatatgtacacacacacacacacacacacacacacctccctcTTACCTGCACAGTAGATAGACAGCATGCCTAACCTCTAGTCTTTCTATGTtacctttatatatatttatagaacctATCTATAGACGGATAGAAATGAAAGAGGCATACAAAAACCAATGGTCAGATACGCAGCTCAAAAGATAATTGGACTTGAGTGGTGGCCTTGTGGGATTAACATTCTTCAAGAATTTTCGATCTTTACCTCCAGGTTTGTCATTGTAGAGAGCAGATCAGTGTCAGGACCAGACCGTTAACTGTTGAATGTCAAAATTCCCCTCTGCTATTTATTCAAAGAAATCAGGATGACAAGCTCACTGGGCTCCCCACTAAGCGATCTGTATGAACACAGAGCAAATCAGAAGAAGGACTCTCAAAGTCCACGACTAAGAAATGAAATAAGTATAGCTACCTGCCAAGTATCACTTGTACGTTACTTGTAAGGTTTAGCAACGTGCAGCTCTTCAGAGTTTGTGgaactattactcccagcatggCATGCCAGCAACCTTGGACTTCGAGTTCACAACAACTGAAGTGCAACAGGTGGATTATACATCTACTTAGCTGCATTTGACAAAATAACGAAATCCACATTCCTAAAAGCAGAAATTGTGTTGTATATTAGATGGGTTAATTAGGCTGAACAGGGAGGTTAGTAGTGTggcagaatttatttttttatctcgtTAGAATTCTACGCATTAATTAAGAACATTGTACTTATAAATACTCAAAGTCTCGATTACTAAAATCGATGCGTTCTTATTTATAAGGGGGATTTATAAACTCCGATTTTTAATATATGTTCCTAACCTATATACCTTTTCTCTTTTactggagaaaaaaataatgtaaaagagtCTTAAAGAAGAATCCAGGATTGTTCTCTTTTAAAGCCAAGTTCTATAGGCCAGGGGAATTGGGAGAGGCTGGGGAGCGAGATGTTATTTACTTTACTGCTGATTGAAATGTAAATCCTGCTACATTCATGTTTGCCAGCTCTCTAGTGCCTTAACTGCGGCGCTCACCTTTCTATGGAGGAGGCAAACAAACTCCAAGCTAAGCTTACATGGGACAAAATGAAAATTAGTTGATTTAATGGAAACGAAATCTTTTGTAAGAAGGATAAGTAGATGTACAAAATAATCATCCCAGCAATTACAGCCAAGCCACCATTACGTGCTCTGTGAATGAACGTATTTTTGAAATTTGAATGACAAAGAAGTTGTTATATGCATTATTATGAATTAAAAagttacatatatgtatatatatatatatatatatatatatatatatatatatatatatatatatatatataatttcattatGTTACACCGTAATCATCCTTTATGTTGTAGTCCACTTAAAAGCCATAGGTTACAGAGAAAGTTAAGATAAACTAATTTAGATGCAGCTACTACATGACATTTTATAAGAATATTTTTAAGATTTGAATTGTTTTGTCACAACATCTTTGACCAAATTAAATCAATGTTATATTCAACAATGATATTCGAAATATTATTTGGCATTTAACTTATTATAACTTTTATTAGAATTATTTTAAGAGTCTACCTTTAGTTTAGTTTGTAATTGTTATACATGAACCAGAGGCGAATATTATTACTAAATGTAGTTATTGTGTCATTAGTTGTTCGTCTCATGCATGTAGAATTTTTACAGGAAAGATACATAATTACTACTAATGTGTTATCAATGTTTTACATTATATTGAAGCCTTTTTTTAAAATCATACAAACTCACAAATATTTAGCCTGCTTAAAAAAACACTctcagttttataaaaaaaaaaaacccgcatGAATTGATAActaaatcattttacatttattaaacacgTCGGGTTTTTATTAGCAGTGTTCCTAAATATCTGTAAAGCAAGGTGCACACTACAGGTGTTTCAGacaattatcgggccaaacacccAATAAACGAAAGTATATTTATAAAAGTCTGATTTTAACTTGACCTATTTTATTTGAGACGCCAAATAGCTTTTGCTCACAAACACCGACTGATATACAGTCTCTGAAGTAAGTAATGTTATTATATAGTTATTTGTATTTTCCAGATTCATTAACCATTTAAGTAGCGcagaattaagaaaaaaaatcaaaacaaaatcatAAAAGGACAAAGTGACAAATAAAAGAATCATACACCTTTTAATAGTAAATTGGTGTCACAGAAATCAGACGAACTCAGGGACATCTCATAAATTAGCCATTTCAGAAACTGTGCATTAATACAATAACTGGCAACATGCTGATAGAAAAATAACAGAATGGTGAAAAAAAGTATAATGCCAATAGTAGTACTATATTGAAAATGAAACCAACCCATATATATAATCGATCCTGTATTCATTCAGTTAGTTAAAATTATGATATCACACTGTTTtagatttttaaaaaagtgatatAGCCATAAAGATTTGTACTATTTCATGAATATCATCCAAATACgtcaaaatatttatataaaaaaagttcTGATCCATACTTaactaatattttttaatttatttttaaaaaaattaaaatgtcagtCGGATATCTTACACTTTATAAATGCACAGTTCTCCCTACGTCCATTGGTTCAAAATGTAcagtaaaaatgaataaataactgcGTCTTCCAATGTGCATaattttttagtttaatttttttgtttgttaactaTATGGAAGCCAGATATCTAGATAAGATACAGCATCCGATATAATAATGAAGACGGGACAAATAACAAATCGCTCTCAAATGATGAACACCAAATAGTTCTATTTCTATTAGAAATGTTTCTTGCttgtcttgattttttttttttttttacaacaaaatgtacAATTTACTAAAAACTAAAGATGCCAAGTTCAACAATGAGGAGAATACAATTTCAcatgaaacataaaaaataaaatcgctCTCCAGATGAACGGATGGGGGACTTTAttgtcatgaataaagaataatttTCCCAAGTCTTCATTCAGTATAGCCCTATATACAGGCAGGTAGCGAGGGACGCCATAAGGTGGTTTGAAGTCCAATCCTTCTTTCCATTTGACATTTTGAGTACCATCCATCCAGTTTAATAACTATTTCTATCCTTCCCCCTTCTCTTTTTGGATTGCTCAGGGAAACCCTCTTATAAATCCATCCCCCCTAAAGTACTgcagttttttcttcttttttttttctccatttctaACAGATGAGAGGGGTTGTCGAGGGATTGGGATGGCTGAATTCACCATGTCCTACCATATAGTAAGGTAGAGCAGGACATGGCTGTGCCATAGTCAGAGCTGGAAGAGTTTAGGTGAGATAGGTTGGTGACCTGGCTCTGGAGACTTGACGGGCTGGTGGAATGTGGCCCCATGTCTGGAGACTGGCCTGCACTGTTTGTTTGGTGGCTTTGATGCTGTCCCAAGCCATTGGTGGTGACTGTAAGAGCTGTGGCTGCCTGCTGCTGGTGGTTCTGAAGGCCGCTTGTAGGTGTGTTAGAGCCGGCCTGGCATGGCTTCCCGTCCTTCACCAACACTGGCACTGCCACCCGTCTTGGAGATTGCTGCTGCTGGCATGAACTGTTGTCCTGTTGCATCTGCTGCTGAGCTGCCTTGTCTTTGGCCTGTCTCTTCATCTTGTAGCGATGGTTCTGAAACCAAATCTTCACCTGAGTGGGAGTGAGGTGGATCATACTAGCCAAGTGTTCTCTCTCTGGAGCTGATAGATACTTTTGCTGCTTGAATCGTCTTTCTAGCTCATAGACCTGGGCCTGAGAGAACAAGACCCTTCGTTTTCTCCTTGGGGTACTCTGGAGGGGGGCCATACCCTTGCCCACATCTCCTAATGACCCCATATTACCGAGACCTCCCATATTCATTCCATTGGAGGGGCCCATGAAACGAGatactaaaaaaataacacacGATAAGGATTTTAGTCATGTTTACTCTTCATCCCtgattaaataataaatacagtacaagAAACTAACTATATTACATGCATTGTATTTAACGTGCGTGTGTACAACTATTACTATAGATACACAATAATAAACACTAAAAACATTCAAATTGACATTAACCCCTTAACGCAGCAGCCAGTAGATTCACTCATTTATTTTCCTAAATGAAGCATAAGTACATTTTTCTCTAATTTGTTCGTTTGGAAAAGTAAGTAAAACATACCGTTCACTACTTTGCAATGAGACTGGACCCTGAATGACAGAGTGATAGAGATAGACTATTCTAACTCTCTATTCGCAGATactgcatttaaaataatttacattactgttgtcattttatttaatactattttatagttcatatgaatatatatatttatatttatatttataatagtgTTATAGTCCTCATACTTACTTGTAGAAAATCTTGGGTCCGGGTTGGTTCCATACCATCCAGTGGCTGAAGTATTCCTCATTGTCTCTTGGTAAGGTGGTAGCTCGCCCATATTCCCCAGGTTGCCTAAGTTGCCGTTGCAGTAGCCCCCCATTGTGGTGTGGGAGAGTTGAGGGACCCCTGTAGCTGTCATATGGTAGGCAGCACTCACTGGTCCATTGTGGCCCATAGCATGTTGCTGCATGGAAGGCTGAGACACCTGAGATTGCCTATAGGCTGCAATTGGAGCCCCTAAACCCTCCATAGCCACTTTCTTGTAGCTCTCCTCCAAAGGACTCAATATATCAGACACTGAAAAGGGAGTAGTATGCTTGGGACTCATCGACATGTTTCTGAGTCTGGGAGAAAAAAAcgatctctccctctctcctttttttttttttttagccaaataTTCTGGTGTTGCCTTAACGCCGATCTTGTTGGGTGTACACGTAAG
Proteins encoded:
- the NKX2-1 gene encoding homeobox protein Nkx-2.1; protein product: MSMSPKHTTPFSVSDILSPLEESYKKVAMEGLGAPIAAYRQSQVSQPSMQQHAMGHNGPVSAAYHMTATGVPQLSHTTMGGYCNGNLGNLGNMGELPPYQETMRNTSATGWYGTNPDPRFSTISRFMGPSNGMNMGGLGNMGSLGDVGKGMAPLQSTPRRKRRVLFSQAQVYELERRFKQQKYLSAPEREHLASMIHLTPTQVKIWFQNHRYKMKRQAKDKAAQQQMQQDNSSCQQQQSPRRVAVPVLVKDGKPCQAGSNTPTSGLQNHQQQAATALTVTTNGLGQHQSHQTNSAGQSPDMGPHSTSPSSLQSQVTNLSHLNSSSSDYGTAMSCSTLLYGRTW